The Martelella sp. AD-3 genome includes a region encoding these proteins:
- the betC gene encoding choline-sulfatase: MTARPNILVLMVDQLAGTLFPDGPADFLHTPNLKKLAARSTRFQNAYTGSPLCAPARASFMSGQLPRRTRVYDNAAEFSPDIPTYAHHLRRAGYQTSLAGKMHFVGPDQLHGFEERLTTDVYPADYGWTPDYGKPGERIDWWYHNMGSVTGAGVGEITNQLEYDDEVAYEAVRKVYDLGRRKDDRPFMLTVSFTHPHDPYVARKKYWDLYEDCEHLEPEVGAIDYEAQDGHSKRIFDANDFRSFDISKEDIRRARRAYFANVSYIDDKIGEILEALDGVGLAEDTVIVFLSDHGDMLGERGLWFKMSFYEGSSRVPLMISAPGMEPGLVRTPASTVDIAATLADLAGVDMASVAPWTDGESLVPVAAGQTRKMPVRMEYAAEASEAPLVSIREGRFKYNHCELDPPQLFDLEADPHELTNLADDPAHAETAAGFAAKVREYWDMAAYDAEIRESQARRHIVYEALRQGDYHPWDHQPMKDASERFMRNHMDLNILEASQRWPRGE, translated from the coding sequence ATGACCGCGCGGCCGAACATTCTCGTTCTGATGGTCGATCAGCTCGCCGGAACCCTGTTCCCCGATGGCCCTGCCGACTTCCTGCACACGCCGAATCTGAAGAAGCTTGCCGCGCGTTCGACGCGGTTTCAGAACGCCTATACCGGCTCTCCGCTCTGCGCGCCGGCGCGCGCCTCCTTCATGAGCGGGCAGTTGCCGCGCCGCACCCGCGTCTATGACAATGCGGCGGAATTCTCGCCCGACATCCCGACCTATGCCCATCACCTGCGCCGTGCCGGCTACCAGACATCGCTTGCCGGAAAGATGCATTTCGTCGGTCCCGACCAGCTTCACGGCTTCGAGGAGCGGCTGACAACCGATGTCTACCCGGCCGATTACGGCTGGACGCCGGATTACGGCAAGCCCGGCGAGCGGATCGACTGGTGGTATCACAATATGGGCTCGGTCACCGGCGCGGGCGTGGGCGAGATCACCAACCAGCTCGAATATGATGACGAGGTCGCCTATGAGGCGGTGCGCAAGGTCTATGATCTCGGTCGCCGCAAGGATGACCGGCCCTTCATGCTGACCGTCTCCTTCACCCATCCGCACGATCCCTATGTGGCCCGGAAGAAATACTGGGACCTTTACGAAGACTGCGAGCATCTGGAACCCGAAGTCGGCGCGATCGACTACGAAGCGCAGGACGGCCATTCGAAGCGGATTTTCGATGCCAATGATTTTCGCAGTTTCGACATTTCCAAGGAGGACATCCGCAGGGCGCGCCGCGCCTATTTCGCCAATGTTTCCTATATCGACGACAAGATCGGCGAGATCCTCGAGGCGCTGGACGGCGTCGGGCTTGCCGAGGACACCGTGATCGTCTTTCTCTCCGACCATGGCGACATGCTGGGCGAACGGGGCCTCTGGTTCAAGATGAGCTTTTACGAGGGTTCGTCGCGTGTGCCGTTGATGATTTCCGCCCCGGGCATGGAACCGGGTCTCGTCAGGACGCCGGCCTCGACCGTTGATATCGCCGCGACGCTCGCCGATCTCGCCGGTGTCGACATGGCAAGCGTCGCCCCATGGACCGACGGAGAAAGCCTTGTCCCGGTGGCCGCCGGGCAGACGCGAAAAATGCCGGTGCGTATGGAATATGCGGCCGAGGCGTCGGAAGCGCCGCTGGTTTCGATCCGCGAGGGCCGGTTCAAATATAATCACTGCGAGCTGGATCCGCCGCAGCTCTTCGACCTTGAGGCCGATCCGCACGAATTGACCAATCTGGCCGATGATCCCGCCCATGCCGAGACGGCGGCCGGTTTCGCGGCGAAGGTGCGCGAATACTGGGACATGGCGGCCTATGACGCCGAGATCCGGGAAAGCCAGGCGCGCCGCCACATCGTCTATGAGGCGCTGCGGCAGGGCGACTATCACCCCTGGGACCATCAGCCGATGAAGGACGCCTCCGAGCGTTTCATGCGCAACCATATGGATCTCAACATCCTC
- the betI gene encoding transcriptional regulator BetI translates to MPKTGMETIRRDALVRAAIEEVGEVGMVEVTVAKIAKRAGVSPALAHHYFGSKDKILFAAMRRILDEFGASVKARYKSAHTPEERLVAIIEASFGPDQFDPAVVAAWLAFYVQAQRKGDASRLLSIYEARLRSNLVFALRLRVGRAAANRIAAGLGSMIDGFYLRAALKDFSTTRRGAIEMTREYLELTLAKEMSK, encoded by the coding sequence ATGCCGAAAACCGGAATGGAAACGATCCGACGCGATGCCCTTGTCAGGGCCGCGATCGAGGAAGTCGGCGAAGTCGGCATGGTCGAGGTCACGGTCGCGAAGATCGCGAAGCGGGCGGGCGTCTCGCCTGCGCTCGCGCATCATTATTTCGGCTCCAAGGACAAGATATTGTTCGCGGCCATGCGGCGCATCCTTGATGAGTTCGGGGCCTCGGTCAAGGCCCGCTACAAAAGCGCCCATACGCCGGAGGAGAGGCTTGTCGCCATCATCGAGGCGAGTTTCGGTCCCGACCAGTTCGACCCCGCCGTCGTTGCCGCCTGGCTTGCCTTCTATGTGCAGGCCCAGCGCAAGGGCGATGCCAGCCGGCTTCTGTCGATCTATGAGGCGCGTCTGCGTTCCAATCTCGTCTTCGCGCTCAGACTGCGCGTCGGCCGCGCGGCGGCGAACCGCATTGCCGCCGGCCTCGGCTCCATGATCGACGGGTTTTATCTGCGCGCGGCGCTGAAGGATTTCAGCACCACGCGCAGGGGCGCTATCGAAATGACCAGGGAATATCTCGAACTCACGCTTGCCAAGGAGATGTCCAAATGA
- the choX gene encoding choline ABC transporter substrate-binding protein — MSDNFRMILAALAAATTLSAGAASAQETACDSVSFSDVGWTDITTTTATAKHLLEGLGYKVDVKVLSVPVTFASLKSDDVDVFLGNWMPAQTSAITPYIDEGEIDVVATNLEGTKYTLAVPTYTYDKGLTTYADIAKFGDELDHKIYGIEPGNEGNAYLVSLIDENKFGLKDFEVVESSEQGMLAMVGRKYRQEQPIVFLGWEPHPMNATYSLKYLTGGEDFFGGEGIVRTVTRKGFAEECPNVGKLLENLKFSLAMENEIMGKILNDGENEGDATADWLKANPDVLDAWLDGVTTTAGEPGLPAVKASLGL, encoded by the coding sequence ATGTCTGATAACTTCCGAATGATCCTCGCCGCTCTTGCCGCCGCGACAACCCTTTCCGCCGGCGCCGCATCAGCCCAGGAAACGGCCTGCGACAGCGTAAGCTTCTCCGATGTCGGCTGGACGGACATCACCACCACGACCGCGACGGCGAAGCACCTGCTCGAAGGTCTTGGCTACAAGGTCGACGTCAAGGTCCTGTCCGTTCCGGTCACCTTCGCCTCGCTGAAGAGCGACGATGTCGACGTGTTCCTCGGCAACTGGATGCCGGCCCAGACCAGCGCCATTACCCCCTATATCGACGAGGGCGAGATCGACGTCGTCGCCACCAATCTGGAAGGCACCAAATACACGCTCGCCGTGCCGACCTACACCTACGACAAGGGCCTGACGACCTATGCCGACATCGCCAAGTTCGGCGACGAGCTCGACCACAAGATCTACGGCATCGAGCCGGGCAATGAGGGCAATGCCTATCTCGTCTCTCTGATCGACGAGAACAAGTTCGGCCTGAAGGATTTCGAGGTTGTCGAAAGCTCCGAGCAGGGCATGCTCGCCATGGTCGGCCGCAAGTACCGCCAGGAACAGCCGATCGTCTTCCTCGGCTGGGAGCCGCATCCGATGAACGCCACCTACTCGCTGAAATACCTGACCGGCGGCGAGGATTTCTTCGGCGGCGAAGGCATTGTCCGCACCGTGACGCGCAAGGGCTTCGCCGAGGAATGCCCAAATGTCGGTAAGCTTCTGGAAAACCTGAAATTCTCGCTGGCAATGGAAAACGAGATCATGGGCAAGATCCTCAATGACGGCGAGAACGAGGGCGACGCCACGGCCGACTGGCTCAAGGCCAATCCGGATGTCCTCGACGCCTGGCTGGACGGCGTGACGACAACCGCCGGCGAGCCGGGTCTGCCGGCTGTCAAGGCCTCGCTCGGCCTCTAA